The Microbulbifer hydrolyticus genome has a segment encoding these proteins:
- a CDS encoding YchJ family protein yields the protein MSEPCYCCSGKPFPQCCEIYLTGKAYPNTAESLMRSRYSAYVTGNLPYLRKSWHPDTCPELSAEDLQTRWSRLEIVKSKQGLKKSIVEFRAWFIDEGEERPLHEISLFKLNRKRWVYVEPLSDWP from the coding sequence ATGTCCGAACCCTGCTACTGCTGCTCTGGCAAACCCTTCCCGCAGTGCTGCGAGATCTACCTCACCGGCAAAGCCTACCCGAATACCGCAGAAAGCCTGATGCGCAGCCGCTACAGCGCCTACGTCACCGGCAACCTGCCCTACTTGCGCAAGAGCTGGCACCCGGACACCTGTCCCGAGCTGAGCGCAGAAGACCTGCAAACCCGGTGGAGCAGGCTCGAGATCGTCAAGAGCAAACAGGGACTGAAGAAATCCATCGTTGAGTTCCGGGCCTGGTTTATCGATGAGGGCGAAGAGCGCCCGCTGCACGAAATTTCGCTGTTCAAGCTGAACAGGAAGCGATGGGTGTATGTGGAGCCACTGAGCGATTGGCCATGA
- a CDS encoding hybrid sensor histidine kinase/response regulator — MERPIKPGMTGPAASVGQTDSRRDSSEVYEALRKSEERYRELVEHANSIILRWDKSGYITFFNEYAQNFFGYSEEEIIGKHVIGTIVPESESTGRDLRPLMDHICNHPEEHRYNVNENITKDGTRVWIAWTNKILTSDDGEAIGVLSIGSDITKQRLLEEELRQAQKMQAIGELAGGIAHDFNNMVHGIAGFAEVIHQMTIDAKIAQYASQILTTAHHAAELTKQLLTFARKGSYQLHDCNTHDIVRDVCAMLERTIDRRIVIRQQLGADRPHVKGDSAQLKSALLNLGINAKDAMPAGGSLEFKTRNITVEEPIAISDFQLEPGQYLQINVSDSGMGMGMTEDIRQRIFEPFFTTKASGRGAGLGLAAVYGTTHMHKGAIQCRSECGKGSCFELYLPIIKDCRKHLEIKAKPVPPERSIRIMVVDDEAIVRSYSKTLFEMHGHRVETFATAAEAIEYYRLSYADIDLVLLDMIMPHMDGQQLFTELKRINPDIKAMLATGYSVESKVKEIVADGILDCLRKPFTYDQLQKKIAHMLSEGHLPLEPVEQW, encoded by the coding sequence ATGGAAAGGCCGATAAAGCCAGGCATGACAGGCCCTGCTGCGAGCGTTGGACAGACAGACTCCCGGCGAGATTCCAGCGAGGTTTACGAGGCTCTCCGCAAAAGCGAAGAGCGTTATAGAGAGCTGGTCGAACACGCCAATTCCATTATCCTGCGGTGGGATAAGAGCGGCTATATCACTTTCTTTAACGAATACGCCCAGAACTTCTTTGGATATTCCGAAGAGGAAATTATCGGCAAGCATGTGATAGGGACCATTGTCCCCGAGAGTGAAAGCACCGGCCGTGACCTCCGCCCCCTGATGGACCATATCTGCAACCATCCCGAAGAACACCGCTACAACGTCAACGAAAACATCACCAAAGACGGTACCCGGGTCTGGATCGCCTGGACCAACAAGATCCTGACCAGTGACGACGGTGAAGCCATCGGCGTACTCAGTATCGGCAGCGACATCACCAAACAGCGGCTGCTGGAAGAAGAGCTGCGCCAGGCGCAAAAAATGCAGGCTATCGGCGAGCTGGCCGGAGGTATCGCCCACGACTTCAACAACATGGTGCACGGTATCGCCGGCTTTGCCGAAGTGATTCACCAGATGACCATTGATGCCAAAATTGCACAATACGCCAGCCAGATTCTCACCACGGCGCACCACGCCGCCGAGCTGACCAAACAGCTGCTCACCTTTGCACGCAAGGGCTCCTACCAGTTACACGACTGCAATACCCACGACATCGTGCGCGATGTCTGCGCCATGCTCGAGCGCACCATTGATCGCCGGATCGTTATTCGGCAACAGTTGGGCGCGGATCGCCCGCACGTAAAAGGAGACTCGGCGCAACTGAAAAGTGCCCTGCTCAACCTGGGTATCAATGCCAAGGATGCGATGCCCGCAGGGGGCTCGCTGGAATTCAAAACCCGTAATATCACGGTTGAAGAGCCGATCGCAATTTCAGATTTCCAGCTGGAGCCGGGGCAGTACTTGCAGATCAATGTCAGTGACAGCGGCATGGGCATGGGCATGACAGAAGATATCCGCCAGCGGATTTTCGAGCCTTTTTTTACCACCAAAGCCAGTGGCCGTGGCGCGGGACTCGGGTTGGCGGCCGTGTACGGTACCACCCACATGCACAAAGGAGCCATCCAGTGCCGTTCCGAATGCGGCAAAGGCAGCTGCTTCGAACTGTATCTGCCCATCATCAAAGACTGCCGCAAACACCTTGAAATCAAGGCCAAACCCGTGCCACCTGAACGTTCCATTCGCATAATGGTGGTGGACGACGAAGCCATCGTCCGCAGTTACTCAAAAACCCTGTTTGAAATGCATGGCCACCGTGTCGAGACCTTCGCCACCGCCGCAGAAGCGATCGAGTATTACCGGCTGAGTTACGCGGATATCGACCTGGTTCTGCTGGACATGATCATGCCGCACATGGATGGACAGCAGCTGTTTACAGAGCTGAAAAGAATCAACCCGGACATCAAGGCGATGCTGGCTACCGGGTACAGTGTGGAGAGCAAGGTAAAGGAGATTGTGGCGGATGGGATTCTCGATTGCCTGAGGAAGCCATTCACCTATGATCAGCTACAGAAAAAGATTGCCCACATGCTGTCAGAGGGACACCTGCCGCTGGAACCCGTGGAACAGTGGTGA